The Hypanus sabinus isolate sHypSab1 chromosome 5, sHypSab1.hap1, whole genome shotgun sequence genome has a segment encoding these proteins:
- the LOC132394577 gene encoding early estrogen-induced gene 1 protein-like isoform X1, whose protein sequence is MAFLTKRKRFKFLVRLTVVNLSAVPFVNGILFCKIRLLQGGGFSELTSREEVQENCVHWQKEFRFMCKTNASPVTGVLDPSICRVSVRKELKGGKSFMKLGFVDLNLAEFAGAGSTARCCLLEGYDTKNTRQDNSILKVSISMQLLSGDPCFKTPQSTAKPIEVLGSGSSLALDCKGDDGTGNSDLETEILRLDMCKQRSVRSSMGTAGSPEGSDRPPEQVIWNRHSRNSSASSQLSRFSGYSSEGSVYTLRFEPAHRREGSISSNLSSGIGSMADLPNTATGKEMSPETVAPLRGLPFRMERQLRRKNEGSESRPTQVDDTRVNADDIVEQILQGQDFSQSSGSEDGGLQLYVGRDGTVRLGNVQTDNRWCDYKPVVIETH, encoded by the exons ATGGCTTTCTTGACGAAGAGGAAGAGGTTTAAGTTTCTGGTGAGGCTGACGGTGGTGAACCTGTCCGCCGTGCCGTTCGTGAACGGGATCCTCTTCTGCAAAATCCGCCTCCTGCAAGGCGGAGGCTTTAGTGAACTGACCTCGAG GGAAGAAGTGCAGGAAAACTGTGTCCACTGGCAGAAGGAATTTCGCTTCATGTGCAAGACGAACGCCAGCCCTGTCACGGGGGTCCTGGATCCGAGCATCTGTCGAGTGTCTGTCCGCAAG GAGCTGAAAGGCGGGAAGTCGTTTATGAAG CTGGGCTTCGTAGACCTGAACCTGGCCGAGTTTGCCGGTGCCGGCTCCACTGCTCGCTGCTGCCTCCTGGAGGGCTACGACACCAAGAACACGCGGCAGGACAACTCCATCCTCAAG gtATCCATCAGTATGCAGCTACTCTCTGGCGATCCCTGCTTCAAGAC TCCCCAGTCCACGGCCAAGCCCATCGAGGTCCTGGGCTCTGGGAGCTCCTTGGCGCTGGATTGTAAAGGTGATGATGGGACGGGGAATTCTGACCTGGAGACGGAAATCCTCCGGCTGGACATGTGCAAGCAGAGGAGTGTCAGGTCCTCCATGGGGACAG CAGGAAGCCCCGAAGGCAGTGACCGCCCACCAGAGCAGGTGATCTGGAATCGGCATTCACGAAATTCCAGCGCCTCCAGTCAACTATCTCGATTCTCAG GTTACAGCTCAGAGGGCTCAGTTTACACCCTCCGCTTTGAGCCGGCCCACCGGCGGGAAGGATCTATCAGTAGCAACCTCTCCTCGGGGATTGGCAGCATGGCTGACCTGCCAAACACGGCGACAGGGAAGGAAATGTCTCCGGAGACTGTGGCCCCGTTACGTGGGCTCCCCTTCCGCATGGAGCGGCAGTTGAG GCGGAAAAATGAGGGATCGGAGAGCCGGCCGACGCAGGTGGACGACACGCGGGTGAACGCAGACGACATTGTGGAGCAGATTCTCCAGGGACAAGACTTCAGCCAGTCCAGTGGCTCTGAAG ATGGCGGACTACAGCTGTACGTGGGACGAGATGGGACAGTCCGACTGGGCAACGTACAGACAGATAACAG GTGGTGTGACTACAAGCCCGTGGTGATCGAAACACACTGA
- the LOC132394577 gene encoding early estrogen-induced gene 1 protein-like isoform X2 has product MAFLTKRKRFKFLVRLTVVNLSAVPFVNGILFCKIRLLQGGGFSELTSREEVQENCVHWQKEFRFMCKTNASPVTGVLDPSICRVSVRKELKGGKSFMKLGFVDLNLAEFAGAGSTARCCLLEGYDTKNTRQDNSILKVSISMQLLSGDPCFKTPQSTAKPIEVLGSGSSLALDCKGDDGTGNSDLETEILRLDMCKQRSVRSSMGTGSPEGSDRPPEQVIWNRHSRNSSASSQLSRFSGYSSEGSVYTLRFEPAHRREGSISSNLSSGIGSMADLPNTATGKEMSPETVAPLRGLPFRMERQLRRKNEGSESRPTQVDDTRVNADDIVEQILQGQDFSQSSGSEDGGLQLYVGRDGTVRLGNVQTDNRWCDYKPVVIETH; this is encoded by the exons ATGGCTTTCTTGACGAAGAGGAAGAGGTTTAAGTTTCTGGTGAGGCTGACGGTGGTGAACCTGTCCGCCGTGCCGTTCGTGAACGGGATCCTCTTCTGCAAAATCCGCCTCCTGCAAGGCGGAGGCTTTAGTGAACTGACCTCGAG GGAAGAAGTGCAGGAAAACTGTGTCCACTGGCAGAAGGAATTTCGCTTCATGTGCAAGACGAACGCCAGCCCTGTCACGGGGGTCCTGGATCCGAGCATCTGTCGAGTGTCTGTCCGCAAG GAGCTGAAAGGCGGGAAGTCGTTTATGAAG CTGGGCTTCGTAGACCTGAACCTGGCCGAGTTTGCCGGTGCCGGCTCCACTGCTCGCTGCTGCCTCCTGGAGGGCTACGACACCAAGAACACGCGGCAGGACAACTCCATCCTCAAG gtATCCATCAGTATGCAGCTACTCTCTGGCGATCCCTGCTTCAAGAC TCCCCAGTCCACGGCCAAGCCCATCGAGGTCCTGGGCTCTGGGAGCTCCTTGGCGCTGGATTGTAAAGGTGATGATGGGACGGGGAATTCTGACCTGGAGACGGAAATCCTCCGGCTGGACATGTGCAAGCAGAGGAGTGTCAGGTCCTCCATGGGGACAG GAAGCCCCGAAGGCAGTGACCGCCCACCAGAGCAGGTGATCTGGAATCGGCATTCACGAAATTCCAGCGCCTCCAGTCAACTATCTCGATTCTCAG GTTACAGCTCAGAGGGCTCAGTTTACACCCTCCGCTTTGAGCCGGCCCACCGGCGGGAAGGATCTATCAGTAGCAACCTCTCCTCGGGGATTGGCAGCATGGCTGACCTGCCAAACACGGCGACAGGGAAGGAAATGTCTCCGGAGACTGTGGCCCCGTTACGTGGGCTCCCCTTCCGCATGGAGCGGCAGTTGAG GCGGAAAAATGAGGGATCGGAGAGCCGGCCGACGCAGGTGGACGACACGCGGGTGAACGCAGACGACATTGTGGAGCAGATTCTCCAGGGACAAGACTTCAGCCAGTCCAGTGGCTCTGAAG ATGGCGGACTACAGCTGTACGTGGGACGAGATGGGACAGTCCGACTGGGCAACGTACAGACAGATAACAG GTGGTGTGACTACAAGCCCGTGGTGATCGAAACACACTGA